The Oreochromis niloticus isolate F11D_XX linkage group LG4, O_niloticus_UMD_NMBU, whole genome shotgun sequence DNA segment ATACAAACACTTTATCACCCCGAGTCTGAGTCTAGCccacagaagcagcagcagtagtCCTCGGGGGATAGCATACGTGATCCAGCACAGCCTTGCAGACTTCCTTAAAGCTGCCTCCCTGAGCAGCAGAGGGAGCCAACGCGTTTTATGCATTTTATCCTTAAACATGTCCGGAGATGACTGTGGGTCATCCACCTGGGGAACAGTGACGGTCGAGCCAAAGGCTTAGACACGAGGAGCAGGAGAGTTGGAGTTTTTAACGTGGTTGGGGGGGATGTCCTTCTCTTCAGTCTTCATAATACAGGATCGATCAGGTCGTGATACTGGGCATgtatcattgttattattattgaaaaAAGATATCTTGAGAACTGTGGATGTTTTGCTGGGTAAACTCATTAACCTGTTGCCACTTGTcagtaaaacacaaacacatgcacgcGCTCACATGTGATGATGAGCAAACAGATCATCATCTCCTGTTTGTAAGAGAGCGGATGTTAAATAATCCAACGCTGACATCGGTGTGGCTGGTTTTGGACTGACCTTACCGACCTTGGCCAGGCTGTCTAGGACACTGgccagttttgtctttaatttagtttaatttagTTTGGGGGATGACGAGTGGAAGACCAGATGAAGTTTGCTGGTTTGGAGTCGTCGACGTGAAAACTGGATGTATCTGTGACGGGCGTGATGACTGATGTCCAGGCAGCAGTGAAATACTAGTGAGGGTTTGGGCAGGTGGGCGCTCAGCAGCCGTGTAGGAGAGTTTGAGAACTGCTGACTTACACTGGATTCACTGTGTGCACCTCGTCTGTTGTGGGACACAATGAAGACCAGTGTCTGTGGTCCAATCATGTCTTATACTGCAGGACAACAAAGAGGAACAAATGAAGCTTGAGCTAGAAGTGCATGAAGTTCAGACCAAATACAGTACAAACAACACAAAGATGAGGGAGCAGCTGTGAGCACGAGAGCGTGAAGCTCAGCAGAGCAGACCGTCTCACTCCCACCATCCTGTCATACGTGCTCACGACTCGCAAATCTGTTTATTTACCACTTCTTcttattgttatcattattattcagGTGGTACTTTTTCCCGTCATGGTTTTTTCCTCCTGTGCTAGACTGTTTGCAAAGGTCACCTTGATGATGTGTGCAGGTGTTTCATAAGAGTTACTGCTAAAGTGCTACAAAGGCTACAGTGCCAATATAATTTCCACTGTCTCCAAATGTCGTTGTTTCCTAGCTGTAAGGAGGACATCTGCCATGGTGTTGGTAGCCTTTTGGTCTACGTCAAGAGCCTGAAGGGGCTGGCAGCCATCAGAGATGCTGTTTGGGACCTTCTGTCAGCAGACTCCATCAGTCAGCACTGGAACACCGTCTGTCAGCGTCTGCTGGAGCACCCCCTAACTCTCTGGGAGGACATATTGCAGCAGCTCTTCCTCCAGCGGCTGCAGGTTGCTGTTCTTCTATCTTCAAGCAGCTTTATAGGTTCATTTTCAGGGCCCACTTAGTCTGTGTACTTTCTAATGATGGGGGATAAACATGTATTTATTGTagcatttttattgtttctttcgACTCTTCAAGGTCATCACtaaagaagaaactgaagccaTCTCAGTGCTATCTATCCAGCTCCTTACATCAGCTGTCAGGGATCTGCAGAGCCAGAGCGTCCATTCGTCTTCAGGTACCCACAGCAGCCATGGGGCCCAGTATGAGGTAGATGTCTCCTCCTTCTTGTGGTTGGAGTCTCCAGGGGACCTGCTGAATGACGCAGGCTGGTTCAGTGTGAGCCAGCGGGGCCAGCAGCAGCATAGGAGTGGCCTGGCCATGAAGACTCAGGCCCTCACACCCTGTGTCCAGAACTTCTGCTCTTCCATTGATGCAAAGCTGAAAGCCAGACTGGATGATCTCCAGCACTACCTTccctcccaggatgtgggtagGTCCACTGGGAGTGTTTGTTTTCGTATTTCCTTGTATTTCAGCTGATAGATTTATTTGGTGTATTTATTCCAAACTGCAGATCCTGATTTAATGTAATATTGAGAAAGACCAGTGAAAAGTTCAGGCTTTTATCTGTGTTGAAGTTTTATCTTTTGGAACCAACTCTAGATTTTTTCATTTCTCATGGAATAACAGGAAGTGACATCTCCTGACCATGAAACTGGGTGATGTCAATTATCCAATTCCTTTTGAACGTCTGAAACTGAAGTACTTGGAAGGACTGATGTAGTACATTtgtctgcacttcagtcacatcttcTTTGAACTCAAATCTAATGCAGTGCTGAAAATCACAGAAACGTTTGGAGCTAAATCTGAGGGTTTTATACTCTTTGGattgtataaatatataaatggcCACTATTGGACcattgaaatattaaaaatactgACAGTTGTTAATGTGTCGTGCTTTGCAGGCTCTGACTCCATTTTAGCCACTGTCCCTTCCTCTGGATCTGCTGATaagccatcatcatcctcatttAATCGCTTCATCGACTCCTCAGCAGTGGAGGAGGCGCTGCGTGACGGCTGTTTGGCCTGTGTTCACCACATTCTGTCCTTCATCCGATCACAGCTGGCTGCAGTCTCGCCAGACTCCAGGCCCATCTGCCTCAGTTCAGTTCTATTCATGGCCAGGCTGTGCCAGTCTATGGGCAAACTGTGCCCCAACCTGAAGCATTGCATCCTGGGAAAGCAGTGTGGTTTTGACAGCACAGCCAAAGGGACCCCCAGGCAAGGCAAGAAGTTGGGCAAAGCCACGGCCACTGCAGAGGTCAGGCCTTCCCAGGACAAGTGGGAGGCGCTGAAGGATGAGCTTCTTGGCTGCAGTATGGAGGCCTACCGCATCTGGAGCGCCGCTCTTTCTAAAGTCAGACACGGTCACAAGTGTACATGTAAATTTGACATGTGGGTTAATGTCTGTTTATGGTGAGGTTTGTAGAAATCTGATACAGAGAGCAGTAGAATCACAGCTTGGTTCTTTATGCAAACAACAGGGATGATCATCTTTGTAGCTTCTGCAGCAAGTTGAGTATTTGAGTCAGCAGGTCACGTAGCATtcagcagagcagcagtaaGCTTGGCTCTAATATCCATCTGTGGTTAAACTGGTATAATCATTGGTTTATAAAGGTTGAGTGGAAGTGTATTATCTAACTGAACTGTTGAGAACATGGGTGGAGGGAGACTGACTAACCATCAGGCACATTCAGAGACTAAACCAGTGATCATGTTACTGTTGGCTGTAGAAACCTGTCTGTTTGCTAATGTTTTAGCTTTAACAGTTTCAACAGACAGTATGTGTAAGGGGTCAAAAATCTACAGCCATGACTTGTTATTTGATTCCTCTGGTATTGTCTGAAGACCTGCTCGGCTCTCATGTGTTGCAGGGGCTGTTGGAGAAGTTTGGCACGGTGCTTCATGCTGAGTCTGCAGGCACCATCTTAGCTACAGCAACTAACTGGGAGGATCTGGAAATCCAGGAGGAGGCTGAGTCTGGAAGCAGTGTTACATCCAAAATCCGTCTTCCAGTACAGGTCAGAAGGACATCTGATACAAACTGGAAGCACCGAGTCCAGAATCCATCCCGAGGTCTGATGGCAACCTTTTGTTTCTGGTGTCTTCTGTAGCCAACGTGGTTTGTGCAGTCCCTGCTGTTCCAGCTATGTGTGGAAATAAACAGGGTGGGAGGCCACGCCCTTCCTCGCTCCACCCTCCAGGAACTCCTGCAGACCTGTTTGACTGAAGTCCTGCACCATTACCACAGCCTGACACAACAGACCAGCAGCACGGTAACTGCCCTACTGGGACCTGTCTGGTAGATGGTTGGATTATTCCTCGACTTGTAGAGAcctgatgattttctgtgttttctgagAAAAGCCTAAGAATAATCTTCATGATGATCACAGATGAGCAGAGCATCGTGGCTCTGTCGAAGGAAAAGAAGGGAGTCATCATAACAGGACACAGTATATGGCTATGTACTACAGCCAGAAATATTGAATGAGAGACTAATGAAAAGCTAAGTACAcacattctgtacttaagtagaagtacagatactagtgttcaaaaatactccagtaaaaacTGAAGTACTGATTCTACTTCTTTACTTGATTAAAAGTgaaaagtacaggctctgaaatgtgctcacagtaagaaagaaaaaggttttCTACTTTTGTACAGAGCTGACTGAACCCTGTGCTGCATCAGTTCAATAACAGTGTAATAAAAATAGATtggaaaacaaacttttaatcaaaagttaaattgtaataaatgtaCTCAGCTTGGTTAAGTAGAGCATGAGTGGGGAAAAGGACAATTAAATGTAAGCTCTGTTTTCTGGTACCTACGCTGAGAGGGTGACTTTCCCCCAAATCAGGGAAATGAGTAGGAAAGGGCTTAAAGTGGGATCAGCACATGGAGGAAGCCTGAGATTACCCTCGATGACTCAGCGTGGGCAAAGAGAGCTCACACAGGTTTCTGCTCTGGGCTCTATTTTCTTAGTGGTCAGGCTGATCTGAGGTTTACGGCTCTTTGTAGATTTACAGAAGCAGCTGTTTCATCAGCTGTATACTGCTCATGCTGACTTTATACTAGATGGTATAAAGTTGGAGTGAATTCAGTGAGTGGATCTCAGCATCATGAGCTTAACTTCTAAATCATCTCTGTTTAACTGACCGtgatcatcagtcacacactgttctttactttaaatccatcacagcaaactaacctgtttatcctgctttGAACTGCAGAGTACTTTCATGCAATCCCACAGTCAGTGtactttagtttgttttgcagcatgaACATGAATAAACTGTCACGTGTACAGACTGATATCTGATTAACAACGTGAGGAGTTTCATGGCTGTGCTTTTGTCAATACAAAAAAAGGCAGTAGGAAGTTTTACCACAGAAAgaaactagtgctgtcagcattacCGGGTTAACGCGTCATAACCGGCAAATCCCCGTTAACGAGTTAACGCAGATTAGTCCGGGTTACTTGGCGTTAATGCCGTATTAACGCGTTAATGCACTAAAAGAAACCTTATTTGAATTGAAGAGATCAGAGGTCCAACGTGATATTAGAATCAATCCCTATAGGCCTGTTCACCAGTCAGGCATAACACatgaccactgacaggtgaagtgaatatCACTGACCATCTCTTCATCATGGCGTCTTTTACTGGGTGTGATATGTTAGGGAGCAAGTCAATGTTTGGTCCTCAAAGTTGGTGTTTTAGCAGGAAAATGGGCAGACATAGAGTCCAGATAGTGATGGCTAGATAACTGAGTCAGAGCATCCTGTGGGGGGTTCCAGTCTGCAGTGGTCAGAACAATGGTGAACTAGTGACAGGGCCAAGGCTCACTGATGCACATGGAGAGCATGGTCTGATCAAACAGACAAGCTCTGTAGCTCACATTGCCAAAAGTGTAATGCTTGTTCTGATAGGGGCTGCAGATCTGTCAGGGTGCCCATGCTGACCCATCCACTGCCGAACTGGACCACGGAGCAGTGGAGGAAGATAGCCTGGTCTGATAAATCATGTTTTCTCTTACATGACGTGGCTGGTCGGGTGTTTGCGTGGCAAGCTTGCAGATGCAGTATAATCCTTTAGGTAATGTTCTGCTGCGTGCTgccatccatgtggatgttCTTTTGACACGTGCCACCTACCAGTTGTTGCAGACCATGTTTCATGGTGTATACCGTGATtgctgtggcctctttcagcaggaaAATGCAACATCCCACAAAGCAGGAATGGTTTGAGGAAAACAATATAACTTTGAAGTGTTGACTGGACCTCCAGATTCCTTAGATGTCAGTCCCGTCCAGCCTATGTGAGAGAGAATCTGTTGGTAACATCTTGGTTCCAAAGCACACCTTCAGGGCTCTACTGGAGCACAAggcagcaaaaaaagaaacaacacaatattaggcaggtgGTCATAAGGTTATGACTGATTAGTGTAGTTTGTCAATGCAACTGTCAAAACGATGGCAGTAAGAAAGTGATCTGATGGCAAAGGAGCACAGAAACATAAGGGCGTGGTTAGCACTTTAAATGTATTCTCTTTGGTTCTGCCTCCCTTCTCCTTCAGGATGCTGTATTCCCCATGACTCAGAACAGAGCCCTGCAGTTCCTGTTTGACCTTCGTTACCTGAGCGCTACACTGGGGAGCAGACTGGAAGAACTGAAGAACTCCCGACCACAGCAAGACCCAAGGTATCAATTCACATCCATAATATTTGTCATGGCTGTTTGTGCATAGTCTGCAAACACCCGAGGAAGCTTGGAAGCTGTAATCCTGTAATACTGTGTAGTGCAGCACGCGTCAGAGGTGCTCACAGGTTCATATGGTTGTGTCCACAATCAGGGACTGAATCCTTCGAAGTCAGTGGCTGTTAAAATTGGTAGGTCTAGCCTATGACATACTACTGCTGTTGCCTAGTAACTGTGACAGTGGCAGCTACAGACATGATGAACAGCGTGTTAAACTCTTTGTTTTGAAATAGAGAAAATTGTTCTTCTGTATTACTTTTTCCAGAGAaaattgaaatgtttcattggTGTGTTATGTATCCTAGGCTGAGCCATGGGCTGAGTCCCTTTAGACAACACTAAAGTTAACTTTAAACTTTAGTTAGTAAACAAGTTTGCTAATGTAGCTCATCTGATGACCAGCTGGGCGTAAGTGTTGATTGCCCAGGACTTGTTTTTCCCATTCAGCTGACTTTTCAGGACTTGCCAGACCCCCTGCAGGTATTCTGTGGTAGtgcaatcccctcagttctgtcTACCAATATGATCTggctgagggggttcaggcctgtgcagaacagcagtggggacagagcatctccttggtaaatCCCACAGTTGATAGTGTCTTGTACTGTTGGTTTGAGGTTGGACTCTTGTGTTGTTCGCCACATCCCCATCAAATTCCGGATGAAGGCTCTTGGGGTCCTGTTGATCTGGCACAGAGCTAGATATTCCAGGATATTTCAGGATCCATATGTGAGCCTATCTGGGTGTGGCTCATCCACTGgtagctggttcatttgtgctgccagatggTATCACTACTTCTGTGGTGTATGTGACGGCATTTTCTCCTTTTATTGTGTATCCTGTGTATCCTATGTGGAAGAAAGCAATGAAGGAAACACTTAAGCTCTGTCCTTAGTATTTGCAGAACTGGAACAGCGTTTCTATGGCCACCACACTGATACTTCCGGATCATGCCTCTCTAAGCCTtcctaaggaaaaaaaaactattgaAATGCACACATCCTTTTTGACCTCACTGTAACGTAATCAGCCTTCAAATGCAGCCCCCCGACTTTGGACACAGCCCCCTGACTTGGGGGCTGACATGGCACATAGTGTGGAAGAACAGTGTGTCCTCTTTACTGTTGGAGTCAAAAAAGTCCAAAAAGTAGTGCATTACTGTTGATTTCTCATGTGTTAGTTTAATCACATTATTCTTCCTAAATGTAATCATTAAAGCACAGTTTCTGGTCACTTGTTTAAGTTACAACTGATTGTAATCATAATCATTTGTGTATCTCCACGTTGAGCAGACAGAAACAATTGTGTACCTGTGCACAGTAAATGCCTGACTTCTAATGGGAGAAGattaaaaaagcagcagtgcACAGCTTTTGAGGAGTGGACACAGCCACTCTGTCCACTCTGTGACAGCAAACTGAAAACTGGACCTAGGTCTAACGtaaagaacagctgattggtcTAACAGAGCTGATTGTCTCCAACGAGCTGTAAGGGCAACATGCTAATGCAAATCTAGAAACACCATCTATCAATATATTGGCATAGCAGCAGACCCGCCGATATGGTGCTCTGGTTTCACCCTACAGTCATGTGCTGTATGAATATATCAGTAAAGCACTTTGTAATGTGAAGCCTTCAGTGGTCAGTAAGATTAGAAAGAGTCCATTTCCATTTATCGACAGTGGAGTGTGAAATAACTGCAAACATTGTGCTGTATGTCTTACAGATTCCATGAAACCTGTGATTGGCTGGAGAGCTTCATTGACCCCTTTGACCTGGACGTGTTTACGCCTCACCTGAACGCCAGCCTCAACCGCCTGTCTCAAAGGACCTTGGTACTTCCAGCTATGCTTAAATGAGTCAAAGATAACAATGCTATCTTTGTAACAGTCGATTCACTTGGACAACACGTTTCATAGGGAGCATATACATTAAAAGActcaccttctcatttaatggtttttctacTATTTCCATtctagattctcactgaaggcatcaaaactatgaatgaacacatatgaaattatttatttaacaaaaaagtgtgaaatgacTCAGATTCTTCCAAACAGCCccctttgctttgattcctGCTTTGCTCACTCTGGGcgttctctccatgagcttcatgaggtcgtctcctgaaatggtttccaacaatcttgaaggagttcccagagatgctgagtgTTTGAGTATTTCACTCTgcgctccatctcatcccaaaccatctccattgggtttaggtcaggtgactgtggaggccagcaggATTTCTGAGAGTAATGACTTtgggacacattcaaagttttagcaatgTTCTGGACTGACGGAGTTTCAGTTCGTAAAAtaatgatggactgttgttTTCTAACAGTTGCCttcaaaggttgattctgttgatCTGGAAGTAGCGTTTTCTGACTGCAGGTTGACTGCagctgacctcccagcccattgttccttcactgggctggtttcagtcattatgcaaatgtactgtttataagatcggggaaacctgcagtcagctgagactgaagaagtcacttggatgagtgacgaaatgtttctcccactgaaaacttccagatcaacagaatcaatctttggagatttacttacctggatgattgagcatgcatcaagaggTTTAACAGgtgtcaaatagggctgtcagctgtgtacaaacctgacttctgcacaacacaactgatggtcccaacaccattaagaaggcaagaaactccacagatgaaccctgacaggcacacctgtgaaggtAAACCAtgtcaggtgactacatcatgaagctcactgagagcAGGCCGAGGGTTTGCAGCTCTCAACAAAGggaggaatctaaaatataaaacatttttctatttatttatctttttttctttgttacatGATTCCCTATATGCttcttcatatatttgatgtcttcagtttgtatctACAATGGCAAACCGTTAAATGAGAAGGCGTGTCCACACTTTCACTGGTAGTGTATACAAAGACAGACACTTAGCCTGAGTCACTGCAAGTGCACAAGTGCATGGAAGACTCTGCAAAGGAACCAAGTGGCACATGAACACATCCATCGTCACATCCAAACAGTTACAATGATCACATAGCTTTTACAGCTAGCCCTTTGAATGTTCCTTCGTGCCATCAGGTGAATTAAAACATTTGCTTCCCCAGTCCAGACAGATCAAAACATGAGGCAACAGCCAGTGAATGTCTTTAAGAAACACATGGCAAGTATCATATAGACCTGTAGTCAGTGATGTCCTGACTCTTTTAGAGTGTGTCACACCACTATGAAGAAGACTTATTGTTAATTTTGACTTCTTACATTAACAGTAAGTCACAGATGTTTGATTTGTAGAACATAGAGCAGAGCTCAAAACGTGGTGCTTTAGGCTTGAGCAGCAAAGCTGTCAGCAGTCCTCACAGTCTTCAGGCTCAGTTAATGTTGTCTCGCTGTGGAAAGTTCCCAGCAGTCGTCTGTCGTCCTGCTCTGTATTATGCAAAAATGTCATCACAGGTCACTGCCCTAAAGGAGTGTTTTAGCTGGTGTCATATCTCCTGATGTACTTCTGAAGATTATTGTCCAAAGTCAGTAAACATGTCTTCTGTGTTGTATTTGCTGTCTGAATGGATCCTTTGAGCTAACTCATCTAATGCGGTCCTGTTTCTGTCCTTGTTAGCATGTTTTAAGTTTAGAAggagtctttttgtttttcttccaggTCCTGCTGGGGCTCCTGACAGGCTCAGAGAAGCAGTTTGCTTTGCGAAGCAGCAGTTTGAACTCCCAGGATCCTTACAACATACTGCCGCTAGCCAGCAGCCAGATCAGGTCAGAATTTAGTTACTAATAGTTACTAAATgaaaaagaatagaatagaattcaactttattgtcattgcacatgtcacaagtacaaggcaacaaaatgcagtttgcatccatccagaagggCTTTAGCCGTGACatagatatattacagaaatgggtctgttATAGGTATGAGGGTACAAAATATAGGTCTATTATGGTTATGTtacaatgtacacggtatgaaggtatgttatgaatatgctataagtatgtacaagctatgaacaggatataaatatgaaagctatacagaaatatgaactatgcaagttataaacagttgtaagcAGTTGTAGAATTAAAATTATCGTATTGTACAGAATGATTGTTTATACAGTAATCGCTAATCGGTAAGTCAAATCTGATGGTATAGTTTCACTTTCATCACTTTAATGATCAATAAGATGGGATCGTCACGTGACATAGGCGACACGGAGAGAATAAACATGGCCGAAGGCTCTGTTTAAGCTGTGTCGAGCAGAGGCCACGGCAGCCTGATCCTCAGCTATTGATGCTGCATATCAGGACATGGAAGCTCTCTGGTGAAGAAAGAGCCTGAGccagtgcgtgaggttgagcaATACCAGTTAGATTTCATTGTGCTCACCTTAATGCATGGCTtaggctctggaaccagtctcctgtaGAGGAGTTGGAATCTGTTCCAGTTTGAATTGCCAGGAGGGTATTCCTGTATCCCCCAGTTTGCTGCCTGTACATTTGGGTTTTTACCTGTGGACAGGAAGGCTGCTTCCCTGCCTCCAGGTTGGGGAATGGGTCCTAACcgttgtttgtgtttgtgcggTTAATAATTCAGTTCAGAATACTTAGCCTTAGGGTTAGCCTTCTTGAATGCACTGGATGGAGTGCTGGAGGGTGCTACGTCTGGTGTCTCCATCGTCCCACTACAAGACCTCAATGAACATGTGGGCAATGACAGTCAGGGGTGTGACTGGGAGGAGTGGCCTGCCTGATCTGAAGCCAAGTGGTCATCAATTGTTCCACACTGAACACCATGTTCAAGAATAAAGATGTCCGTCAGTGCATGTGGCACCAACGCACATTAGGCTACAGTTCAGAGATCtgtttttcaattcaattcagttcagttttatttatatagcaccaaatcacaacaacagtcgcctcaaggcgctttatattgtacagtagatcgtacaataatagatacagaggaaaacccaacaatcatatgaccccctatgaacaagcactttggcgacagtgggaaggaaaaactccctttttacaggaagaaacctccggcagaaccaggctcagggaggggcggggccatctgctgtgattggttggggagagagaaggaagacaagataaagacatgctgtggaagagagacagagattaataacagatatgatttgatgcagagaggtctattaacacatagtgagtgagaaaggtgactggaagggaaaaactcaatgcatcatgggaatccccggcagcctacacctattgcagcataactaagggaggattcagggtcacctggtccagccctaactatatgctttagcaaaaaggaaagtttgaagcctaatcttgaaagtagagatagtgtctgtctcctgaatccaaactggaagttggttccacagaagaggggcctgaaaactgaaggctctccctcccattctacttttaaatactctaggaacaacaagtaggcctgcagtgtgagagcgaagtgctctaatagggtgatatggtactacaaggtcattaagataagatggggcctgattatttaagaccttgtatgtgaggagcaggattttgaattctggatttaacaggaagccaatgaagggaagccaaaacaggagaaatctgctctctcttcctagtccctgtcaggactcttgctgcagcattttggatcagctgaaggcttttcagcgagtttttaggacatcctgataataatgaattacagtagtccagcctggaagtaataaatgcatgaactagtttttcagcgtcactctgagacaggatatttctaattttagagatgttgcacaaatggaagaaagcagtcttacatatttgtttaatatgtgcattgaaggacatgtcctggtcaaaaat contains these protein-coding regions:
- the cog1 gene encoding conserved oligomeric Golgi complex subunit 1 isoform X1, producing MAQDSALSLRVSEISDPAVLFQCYNTEEIRGIERKVRGEIEQKREELRQMVGERYRDLIDAADTIGEMKQCSESVVQSIQDMQQYCHRLKQGKASVASCRVEQLFEADNIVMETRRCFLLQSQTQWQVKFYTMASQIKLLLEIPERIWSAMEASQYLQATQLYLMCCHLHHLLQLEATTAGLYSSVLVRFPILIRQVATTEHFRAAILLDSRSLLRGRAVSDQAIAEALVSIMLLEDSSPRQALADFLLARKSSIHQLLNQPQHGAGIKSQVCSLVELLVTTLFQAYAIFYLPPEGSPRPGDEALSCGMLFSVLDNVTSTSPAAKERRVLQEDVSTGSWLKYLPASISEFQPVLRTLAQPIQREHLQDTLQQWIDTCKEDICHGVGSLLVYVKSLKGLAAIRDAVWDLLSADSISQHWNTVCQRLLEHPLTLWEDILQQLFLQRLQVITKEETEAISVLSIQLLTSAVRDLQSQSVHSSSGTHSSHGAQYEVDVSSFLWLESPGDLLNDAGWFSVSQRGQQQHRSGLAMKTQALTPCVQNFCSSIDAKLKARLDDLQHYLPSQDVGSDSILATVPSSGSADKPSSSSFNRFIDSSAVEEALRDGCLACVHHILSFIRSQLAAVSPDSRPICLSSVLFMARLCQSMGKLCPNLKHCILGKQCGFDSTAKGTPRQGKKLGKATATAEVRPSQDKWEALKDELLGCSMEAYRIWSAALSKGLLEKFGTVLHAESAGTILATATNWEDLEIQEEAESGSSVTSKIRLPVQPTWFVQSLLFQLCVEINRVGGHALPRSTLQELLQTCLTEVLHHYHSLTQQTSSTDAVFPMTQNRALQFLFDLRYLSATLGSRLEELKNSRPQQDPRFHETCDWLESFIDPFDLDVFTPHLNASLNRLSQRTLVLLGLLTGSEKQFALRSSSLNSQDPYNILPLASSQIRFGLLPLSVSNVQKSKAASRSSEAPQQLVAPQSFTAGSDDSFRPGSLFRQLADQDEDTAATSLFKLNWLSGMGK
- the cog1 gene encoding conserved oligomeric Golgi complex subunit 1 isoform X2; translation: MAQDSALSLRVSEISDPAVLFQCYNTEEIRGIERKVRGEIEQKREELRQMVGERYRDLIDAADTIGEMKQCSESVVQSIQDMQQYCHRLKQGKASVASCRVESQTQWQVKFYTMASQIKLLLEIPERIWSAMEASQYLQATQLYLMCCHLHHLLQLEATTAGLYSSVLVRFPILIRQVATTEHFRAAILLDSRSLLRGRAVSDQAIAEALVSIMLLEDSSPRQALADFLLARKSSIHQLLNQPQHGAGIKSQVCSLVELLVTTLFQAYAIFYLPPEGSPRPGDEALSCGMLFSVLDNVTSTSPAAKERRVLQEDVSTGSWLKYLPASISEFQPVLRTLAQPIQREHLQDTLQQWIDTCKEDICHGVGSLLVYVKSLKGLAAIRDAVWDLLSADSISQHWNTVCQRLLEHPLTLWEDILQQLFLQRLQVITKEETEAISVLSIQLLTSAVRDLQSQSVHSSSGTHSSHGAQYEVDVSSFLWLESPGDLLNDAGWFSVSQRGQQQHRSGLAMKTQALTPCVQNFCSSIDAKLKARLDDLQHYLPSQDVGSDSILATVPSSGSADKPSSSSFNRFIDSSAVEEALRDGCLACVHHILSFIRSQLAAVSPDSRPICLSSVLFMARLCQSMGKLCPNLKHCILGKQCGFDSTAKGTPRQGKKLGKATATAEVRPSQDKWEALKDELLGCSMEAYRIWSAALSKGLLEKFGTVLHAESAGTILATATNWEDLEIQEEAESGSSVTSKIRLPVQPTWFVQSLLFQLCVEINRVGGHALPRSTLQELLQTCLTEVLHHYHSLTQQTSSTDAVFPMTQNRALQFLFDLRYLSATLGSRLEELKNSRPQQDPRFHETCDWLESFIDPFDLDVFTPHLNASLNRLSQRTLVLLGLLTGSEKQFALRSSSLNSQDPYNILPLASSQIRFGLLPLSVSNVQKSKAASRSSEAPQQLVAPQSFTAGSDDSFRPGSLFRQLADQDEDTAATSLFKLNWLSGMGK